A single genomic interval of Canis lupus dingo isolate Sandy chromosome 6, ASM325472v2, whole genome shotgun sequence harbors:
- the GNAI3 gene encoding guanine nucleotide-binding protein G(i) subunit alpha-3 isoform X2, whose translation MTTFCCQVSPGAGESGKSTIVKQMKIIHEDGYSEEECKQYKVVVYSNTIQSIIAIIRAMGRLKIDFGEAARADDARQLFVLAGSAEEGVMTLELAGVIKRLWRDGGVQACFSRSREYQLNDSASYYLNDLDRISQTNYIPTQQDVLRTRVKTTGIVETHFTFKDLYFKMFDVGGQRSERKKWIHCFEGVTAIIFCVALSDYDLVLAEDEEMNRMHESMKLFDSICNNKWFTDTSIILFLNKKDLFEEKIKRSPLTICYPEYTGSNTYEEAAAYIQCQFEDLNRRKDTKEIYTHFTCATDTKNVQFVFDAVTDVIIKNNLKECGLY comes from the exons gtgCTGGAGAATCTGGTAAAAGCACCATTGTGAAACAGATGAA aatcattcatGAGGATGGCTATTCAGAGGAAGAATGTAAACAATATAAAGTAGTTGTCTACAGCAATACTATACAGTCCATCATTGCGATCATAAGAGCCATGGGACGGCTAAAGATTGACTTTGGGGAAGCTGCCAGAGCA GATGATGCCCGGCAATTATTTGTTTTGGCTGGCAGTGCCGAAGAAGGAGTCATGACTCTAGAACTAGCAGGAGTGATTAAACGGTTATGGCGAGACGGTGGCGTGCAAGCTTGTTTCAGCAGATCCAGGGAGTATCAGCTCAATGATTCTGCTTCATA tTACCTAAATGATTTGGATAGGATATCCCAAACCAACTACATTCCAACTCAGCAAGATGTCTTGCGGACAAGAGTGAAGACCACAGGCATTGTGGAAACTCATTTCACCTTCAAAGACCTATACTTCAA GATGTTTGATGTAGGTGGCCAAAGATCAGAACGAAAAAAGTGGATTCACTGTTTTGAGGGAGTGACAGCAATTATCTTCTGTGTGGCCCTCAGTGATTATGACCTTGTTCTGGCTGAGGATGAGGAGATG AACCGAATGCATGAAAGTATGAAACTGTTTGACAGCATTTGTAACAACAAATGGTTTACAGACACTTCAATCATTCTCTTCCTCAACAAGAAAGacctttttgaggaaaaaataaagaggagtcCATTAACTATCTGTTATCCAGAATACACAG GTTCCAATACATATGAAGAAGCAGCTGCTTATATTCAGTGCCAGTTTGAAGATCTGAACAGAAGAAAAGATACCAAGGAGATCTATACCCACTTCACCTGTGCCACAGACACCAAGAATGTGCAGTTTGTTTTTGATGCTGTTACAGATGTCATCATTAAAAACAACTTAAAGGAATGTGGACTTTACTGA